DNA sequence from the Aptenodytes patagonicus chromosome 13, bAptPat1.pri.cur, whole genome shotgun sequence genome:
GAGGCCTGCGCGGCCCCTCCTGGGGCGACGCCTCTGGGGTGAAGCCCGGCCGCCGAGGGAGCGCAGGGCGAGCGggccgggcagagccggggcgggggggggggggggggggcggtggcggcgagGCCTCTCCCCGCCGCTGCGGAGGGGGCGGCCGGTGCCCCGGGCCGGGCCTACTCAAGTGCCGCCATCTCCCGTTTCCAGGGCAACGGGCGCTTCCGGGGGAGGGCGGCGGAGCGGCAGCGCCCTCTGGCGGCGGGAGGCCGCGCCGTGCCCGGCCGTGGCGTCCCCGGGTCAGGCTGCTCCAGCCCCGTCCAGCCCGGCCGTGAGCGCGTCCAGGGACGGGGCGAGCACGGCTCCGCCGGGCGACCCGCGCCAGCGTCTCACCGCAGCACGTTTCTCCCTTACAGCCGctctaaatccaccctcttccGGCTTAAAACCGTCGCCCCTTCTCCTGTCGCCACAGGTCCTGGTGAAAAGCCTCTCTCCGCCGTCCTTAGAAGCCCCCTTACAcgttgaaaggctgcaagaaggtcttctccaggctgaacaaccccaacgctcccAGCCGTTCCCCGCAGGAGAGGTTCTTCCAGCCCTTGGAGCATTTCCGTGGTCCCCTCCGGACCCGCTCTGACAGGTCCAGGTCTGCCTCGTGctgggaccccagagctggacgcagcgcTCCGGGGGGGTCTCACAAGAGtcgagggggagaatcacctccctccgcCTGCTGgacacgctgcttgtgatgcagcccaggatgcgatggGTTTTCTGGGCTGGAAGCGCGCATTGCCAGCTCACGTCCCGTTTGTCAGCCCCCAGCATCTCCAGGCGCTTCCCCGCAGGGCTGAGAAGCAGGGCTGGgacggggcaggcagggagagcctgGCAGCAGGCGGGGAgagcctggcagcaggcagggagagcctggcagcaggcagcgcgGGGGGGTCGTGGCCGTGCAACCGCCGGCAGGAGGAAGGCGTGCGGCCCCTCTGCCAcgctcccaccccatcccaccggcCGGGTGCCCCGAGGACCAGGCTGCTCCCTCCATCGCCCGCTGCTGGGACAGggtctctctcctttccctgttcCCGTGTGCctccgacccccccccccgctcccagGGACTCCCAAAACTCAGGGTTTGGGAAATTTCCCATCTGTGCCTCCAGCAATGGCCCTGGCCACCCTGAGTCACGGCTCAGGGATGTCCTCGCCTCCCCGGTCCAACCAGCCCGGCCAGACTGGTGCCAGTGACACGGTTTCACATGGCCGGGTGGGACACCGGCGTGGTAATTAGCATCCTCAAGAGCCGCCGACGCATCGGCTGCCTTTCTCAACTCCCCGCACGAGCCTGCTGCAACCGCAGCAGGGCACGAGCCGACTCTCGGAGATGCCGATGGGGACCTTTGCCACCACCGCCAAAACCTTTTGCCACCGCTGCCAGGTCCCCACCTTGAGTAACGCAGAACTTTTCGAGTGGAAAATGATGCAGCGCAATAGGTGGGGACCGGGATGACCAGAAGTGTGGGTGGCCAGTGAGCACCGGGCAAAGCCCGTCTCCACCGGGAGGGTCTCTCTGGGAGGGAGCTTGGTCCCTGCAGGTGTCCCCAAGAGAGTGGCACAAGCTCTGGGATGCCAGTGTCACCCGTCCCGGCTCTCTCGGGTGGCAGCGTCAGGGCTCGCGCATTTTCGGTTCGGGATGAGGAGCAGCAGCGCCGGTTGCCCTGGCAATGCGAGATGCTCTCCTCCAGATGGGGACAATATTTGGCATTGCTAAAAATACTTCCTAACTCAGCTGTGACACCACCACCCATGTCacatccctcctgccccagggctcAAGCCGGGTGGGTGCCGTCCCTGCTGGTACGCAGAGCCGGCCCTGGGCCAGCTTGCCCTGGGTGGCCTGGCCTGGGGGGGATGGCCCAGGGAGCTCCTGGGGTCCCACCAGCCTCCCTGGCTCCGGCAGACCTGGCAGGGTCACCAGCGCCGGTACCTCCCCAGCTCGGCCAGCCCGAGCGGCTGGGGACAGCGCAGGGAGCCAGGGACAGCTGGTGGCATTTACCCCCACAAAGGGACGGGGGAGCTCCCTGGGGGGGGACCTGCGGGCATGGGAGGGCTGCTGGGAAGGTAATGTGATTCCTTTGAGTTTAAATAGGTTTaaaagcgcttttttttttttatgatcttgCTGCTTTTCCTAATACCATTACAGCCTTCTCCATGGCAACCAGGTGGGGCAGCTCAGACTTTGGTCCCAGGCGGGGAGATTAGCCACCGGAGCCGAAATGATGGGGGGGATCGGCTGGGGAGGTCCGCGCTGGCCGGGGCCGCGGTGGGAGGGGGACATCCGTGGTAGGGACCCAGAATGAGGTCCCCACGGTGGTTGCGGTGCCACGGTACACCGGGCAGGCGTCAGGTCCCAGCGCGCAGGACGGGCTCACGGTGATGCTGGAGGGACCAACCGTGCCGCGGGGTCTGAGCATCCCCTGCCGCAGGCGGCGGTGGGACGCGTCTGGAGGAGATGCCCTCAAGGAGGCTTAAAGGCGGAGACGGGTCTAGCTCTTCCCTGCACCGCAGCCACGTTGGGAAGGGATCTGCTTATTTACcctctttattttcccttcacAGCTCGTTTGATATTTTCCCTGAAAGAGGGCTGTTGGAGGCAGGGATAAACCCGCTCCCAGCCGCAGGTAGGGCTCGTTTAAACTTCCTGAagaggttttgtgggttttggctgGCTGGCCCGTGCTGGTTCAGCTCTTTTTAGCTTCCAGATTGATTACACCTTGTGTCAATATGTGCTTAGCGCCTATTAGCGGGTGCCTGTGTCTCCATCTTTCATTTCTCCCTTCTGATCTATAATTTCCCAGAAGAGAGGATTAAAAATAGAGGGGGAGGAGAGCACCGCTTGGGgccaaaaagaaagggagaaaacagtgcttGTGAGAAAGTTGGGTTGCAAGGCTGGAGCCTGGCCGTCTCCCTCCGATGCCTCTTCCCATGGGCACGGTCCCGCTTTGGCCGGTGAGAAGGTGGCTTAAAACCGCCTGAGTTCAGTGGCGAAGAGCTGAGCTGTGCCCTGGGGAGCTGCGGGAGATGCCAGGCTCCCACGGGGATGGGTGAGGTGGGAGCACGGTTGGGGATGGCCATGGCGTGGGGCTGGTGGTGGAGAGCGTCCCTTGCTCCATCTCCACCTCGCCGACGGGCACAGGGGGAACCGGGgcagggaagagcagcaccaCTGGGAGACGCCCGTTCCTGGAGACATGGATGTGAACGGTGCCAGGCCCGTCCTGGTGCATCTCCAAGGAGGAAGGGGGCTACCAGGCCATCGGGAAGGGTTAGCCATGGCTTTTCCATTGGGCAGCCGCTGGCCTGCAGGGCTCCTCTCGCTGGGGCAGTAgtagcttttcatttattttttctttcttggaaactGGTAAAAGATTCTGCAGAAGCCGTGTTGGACGCTGGTGGGGAAACAACCTGGGACACACAACGAGGTCACCGGCCTCCCCGGGGTGgttttgatgagctgccaggcaGAGAGGGCGATCCACCAGCCCTGGAGCATCATCCACCATCATCCCGCCGGACGCGGGGCTGGCGGAGGAGGCGAGGGACCCTCGCAGCCATCACCTCGCCGGTGGGACCCGGGCTTTGCTCTCTGCTTCCCCTGTGGCACAGAAGCGCTGAGCCGAGCAGTGCTCCCAGCACCGTCTCCACCCGCAGGGCAGATACACCCACACGACGGGTCTGCGGGTTCGGCCCTGAGGCTTTTACTGCCACACAGGGAAAAGCTTTTCCCAACTCCTTTCCCACTCGCATCACCATAAAGCCTCAGGCATTTCAGCCCGTCTCCCGGTAAGGGTAATCCCCACACCTCTAACCCCCTGTGCGATATGGATGCTGCAAGCCCCAGCGTGTGTTTTTTGGGTCCCGATGCAGCGTGAGGACCCGCTGCCAGGGCTCACCCCAGGGCATCCCCggcggagcagggcagggcaggcacccAGGGAAGGGTCAGTGCTGCTGCTCGGGGGTCTCCAGGAGCCCAGGACACGGCCGTGGGGCATCCCGTGAGGCTGCTCCATCCATCCCTCTGTGCTCGCTGCCCAACATAAACCCCAACTCCGGCAGGACCACCCTCCCCCAGGCCCGCAGTCCCTGCCATAACCTGTCCTCCTGGGCATCTCCttccacccccccctccccgagctgcCATAGAGGCAGTTGCAgacccggggtggggggagaagcaAGGAGCCCGTCCCGGGTGACACTCGCGCTGGCCACGCTGTCCCGGGGGCTGAGCCCACGTCCCGTCCCAGCAACGGTGGGGTTAAGCCTGGCCGGGCGGGCGACTGGACAGGCGTCAAGGTGGTTGCTCCATCCATCCCTGCGCAGTCGGCGGGGCCGGAGAGCGGAGAGGGAGCGCTGCCCTGCCCGCCACCATGAGCACAGGCAAAGGTAAGGCAGGGGGACCTGCCCGTcccaggagggacaggcagggcaggggggtggTTGGGGAGACGCTAAAACTCTGCTGGGGCTTCGCGCTCAAGTCACCCTTAGCTTTTCTCCCCCCTCCGCTGCTAATAAGACATTTTGGGACCCCCCGTGCCACCTGGGGTGCTTGCAGGCACCGCTGGGCAGAGCCCAAACCTGGATGGGGGCTgcagggacgggcaggggccgcggcaccgggacccccccctGCTCCGAGGAAAAGCACGTTAATGGAGGGGGGcggctggggaggaaggaggagaggggaccGGGGACCTTTCCCCACAAaagggagaagctgctgctgcgaTATAAAGGGATGAATTCTGGGGGCCTGGGCACCCGAGGGgtctgagctgcagcaggagtgGGGGACGATCCCACGCCCTCTCCCAAGGGCAGATCCAGCCTCCGAAACCTCCTGCGGCTGCCCAGTGTGTGCGATGGGCTGGGACTGACCcctccaccacccccacccctcccagcaGTGCAGACACCCCGGGGGGTCCcaggggggtcccaggggggTCCCCTAGGGCAGCCATTGCCCCACGCTGATGGTGTCCCCTTCCCTCCGCGCCCTGCAGCAGGCGtcaccctcctgctccccctggccctgctgctggccaccGCCTCCCAGCCCCCCGGGGGGGACAGCCCGAAGGACCAGGGGGACACGGATGCCCcacgctgccccagcccttgCGCCTGCAGCTTGGACGACTACAGCGAGGAGCTCAACGTCTTCTGCAGCGCCCGCAACCTGACGCGCCTGCCTGAGGACGTCCCCCCCAACGCCAAAGCCCTTTGGCTGGATGGCAATAACTTCACCCTGCTGCCGGCCGCTGCCTTCAGGAACCTCTCAGCCCTGGACTTTCTggacctgcagagcagccagctgGCGGCCGTGGAGCAGCACGCCTTCCACGGGCTGCGGAGCCTCTACCACCTCCACCTCGAACGCAACCGCCTCAAGCACTTGGCTCCCCACACTTTCCTGCACACCCAGAACCTCGTCTCCCTCAGCCTCAACAACAACTACTTCAGTAAGGTGGAGGAAGGGCTGTTCGCTGGGCTCTCCAACCTCTGGTATCTGAACCTGGGCTGGAACTCGCTCGTGGTCCTGCCCGACAAGGTCTTCCATGACTTGCCCAATTTGAGGGAGCTGATCCTTGCTGGGAACAAGCTCCCCTACCTCCAGCACCAGCTCTTCTGCAGCCTTACCGAGCTGAAGGAGCTGGACCTGAGCGGCAACGCGCTCAAGGGCATCAAGATCAACATCTTCGTCAAGCTGCAGAAGCTACAGAAGCTGTACCTGAACCACAACCAGATCAACGCCATCGCGCCCCGCGCCTTCATGGGCATGAAGTCCCTCCGGTGGCTGGATCTCTCCCACAACCGGCTCGTCTCACTGTTTGAGGACACATTTCTGGGCCTCCTGAGCCTGCACGTCCTACGCTTGTCCACCAACTCCATCGCCGGCCTGAGGCCCCGGACTTTCAAAGACCTCCAGTTcctggaggagctgcagctggggcacAACAGGATCCAGAGCCTGGCAGAAAGGACCTTCGACGGGCTGGGCCAGCTGGAGGTCCTCAGCCTCAACAACAACCAGCTACAAGACATCAGGGTTGGGGCATTCCTGGGGCTGTACAATGTGGCAGTGATGCACTTGTCTGCAAACTGCATCAAGGTCCTCCCCGACTATGTCTTCAAGGGGGTCACCAAGTTGCACAGCCTCCACCTAGAGCACAGCTGCCTCGGCAGGATCCAGGCAAACaccttctccagcctctccagcctGCGGCGGCTCTTCTTGCAGCACAACGCCATCTCCATCATCGAAGACCAAAGCTTCAGCGAACTGCACGAGCTCCTGGAGCTCGACCTGAAGCACAACAGGCTGAGCCACCTCTCGCCCCAGCTCTTCATGGGTCTGAGCAACCTGGAgtacctcttcctctcctccaacCAGCTCCTGGAGATCTCCCAGGACACCTTCAGCCCGCTCCAGAGACTCTTCTGGCTTGACCTCTCCCATAACCAGCTGGAGACGCTAGACAACACCGTCATCTCCCCCCTGGCCAACCTGCGGTACCTCAGCCTGAGGAACAACTCGCTGGAGACCTTCTCGGTGGGCTTCCTCTGCGCCTCCTTCGCCCTGGAGCAGCTGTGGCTGGGGGGCAACAACTGGCATTGCAACTGCTCCCTGAAGGGCCTGCGGGACTTCTCCCTGCAGCACCCCGTGGTGGTCCCGCGCTTCGTGCAGTCCGTGGCCGAGGGGGACGATGCCCA
Encoded proteins:
- the IGFALS gene encoding insulin-like growth factor-binding protein complex acid labile subunit translates to MSTGKAGVTLLLPLALLLATASQPPGGDSPKDQGDTDAPRCPSPCACSLDDYSEELNVFCSARNLTRLPEDVPPNAKALWLDGNNFTLLPAAAFRNLSALDFLDLQSSQLAAVEQHAFHGLRSLYHLHLERNRLKHLAPHTFLHTQNLVSLSLNNNYFSKVEEGLFAGLSNLWYLNLGWNSLVVLPDKVFHDLPNLRELILAGNKLPYLQHQLFCSLTELKELDLSGNALKGIKINIFVKLQKLQKLYLNHNQINAIAPRAFMGMKSLRWLDLSHNRLVSLFEDTFLGLLSLHVLRLSTNSIAGLRPRTFKDLQFLEELQLGHNRIQSLAERTFDGLGQLEVLSLNNNQLQDIRVGAFLGLYNVAVMHLSANCIKVLPDYVFKGVTKLHSLHLEHSCLGRIQANTFSSLSSLRRLFLQHNAISIIEDQSFSELHELLELDLKHNRLSHLSPQLFMGLSNLEYLFLSSNQLLEISQDTFSPLQRLFWLDLSHNQLETLDNTVISPLANLRYLSLRNNSLETFSVGFLCASFALEQLWLGGNNWHCNCSLKGLRDFSLQHPVVVPRFVQSVAEGDDAHVPVYTYNNLTCLHPPAVAGLDLRDTTEDSFAHC